In a single window of the Acidobacteriota bacterium genome:
- a CDS encoding glycosyltransferase translates to MIDLIALFAFWASAGILVYVYAGYPLLVYLMARTRTEPVRRSAAEPTVTVLITAYNEEAAISEKIENTFRLEHPQDKLEILVASDGSTDRTDEIVESFSDRRVRLLRVEGRKGKTFVQNAAVEAASSEIILFSDATTNYDPSVLNKILPLFADASVGCVAGRLIYRNDDETVVGDGATSYWGYETFVKACESKACSLIGASGCLYAVRRSAYVPMYPEACSDFLICTVLYRNGLRTVFAPDAVCYEHVNRDSSAELRMRIRVIAQTFTDLWRNRDMMNPFKSGFYAIQLISHKLLRYAVPILLAAMLIANAVLMSSGSFYSTLFALQAIFYFLAVVGWISETAGLRSRILSIPQYFLLANLASVIAFYKFIRGERYESWEPIRPER, encoded by the coding sequence ATGATCGATCTCATCGCGCTTTTCGCCTTTTGGGCCTCGGCCGGCATTCTGGTATATGTTTATGCGGGATACCCCTTGCTCGTTTATCTGATGGCACGAACGCGTACTGAACCAGTGCGGCGTTCGGCTGCGGAGCCCACAGTCACAGTACTAATAACTGCGTACAACGAAGAAGCAGCGATAAGTGAAAAGATCGAAAATACCTTCCGGCTAGAGCATCCGCAGGACAAACTAGAAATTCTGGTCGCGTCGGACGGTTCGACCGACAGGACAGACGAAATTGTAGAGTCATTTTCCGACAGACGTGTTCGTCTCCTCAGAGTTGAAGGCAGGAAGGGAAAAACGTTCGTTCAGAATGCAGCGGTCGAGGCTGCATCGAGCGAGATCATACTGTTTTCCGACGCGACAACTAATTACGACCCGTCTGTCCTGAACAAGATCCTGCCGCTTTTTGCCGATGCTTCGGTCGGCTGCGTTGCAGGGCGGCTTATTTACAGGAACGATGACGAGACCGTTGTCGGAGATGGTGCTACAAGCTACTGGGGTTACGAAACTTTCGTTAAAGCGTGCGAGAGCAAAGCCTGCTCGCTTATCGGGGCTTCGGGATGTCTTTATGCGGTCCGCCGATCAGCCTATGTGCCGATGTATCCGGAGGCGTGTTCCGATTTTCTGATCTGCACCGTGTTGTACCGAAACGGGCTTCGCACCGTATTCGCCCCTGACGCGGTCTGTTACGAACACGTCAATCGAGATTCGTCTGCGGAATTGCGAATGCGGATACGTGTGATCGCCCAGACATTCACCGACCTCTGGCGGAACCGGGATATGATGAACCCGTTCAAGAGCGGCTTTTACGCTATTCAGTTGATCTCACACAAACTGCTTCGATATGCCGTGCCGATCTTGCTGGCCGCGATGCTTATCGCAAACGCGGTTTTGATGTCGTCGGGCAGTTTCTACAGCACATTATTTGCCTTGCAGGCGATCTTTTATTTTTTGGCGGTCGTCGGCTGGATCAGCGAGACAGCCGGGCTGCGATCCCGCATTCTATCGATACCGCAGTATTTTCTGCTGGCGAACTTAGCGTCAGTAATAGCATTTTATAAATTCATCCGAGGCGAACGATACGAAAGCTGGGAGCCTATCAGACCTGAGAGATGA
- a CDS encoding long-chain fatty acid--CoA ligase, which produces MLDTGVLVCQNVFKQTMIAQNLIGFENIPQTIPHYCFESFLRNDKSDALAYKVGDAWERLSGRDIVERVKRIAMGLASLGVKAGDRVAIISENRPEWSFVDLAILSLRAVNVPIYTTQAVEQIRYILENSGAKMLFVSGRKIYKHAENAIHSVERLEKVVFFDADSNGPAGRSLLLSDLESKGDEYAKIDSDAVERSLGELESGDLATIIYTSGTTGEPKGVMLTHGNFVTNVVSISKSLPISSKDRSLAVLPLSHIFERAVFYVLCANGVSIHYCAAFDQLAGYLNEVKPTIMTAVPRLFEQVYHKIVKKGRAAGGWKTGLFNWALDVGQQYWTAKDTGQPVSPVLAAKQAVANRLVFSKWRAGVGGDLRFFVSGGAPLSKKLSYAFWAAGIPILQGYGMTEACIVCANRPDDNKVGSIGTPFEGIELKIAEKDGELLVRGPNVMQGYYNNPEATTAAIDADGYYHTGDVGYVDEDGHFYITDRLKDLFKLSNGKYVAPQQVESLLKQSPLVSQAIVVGSGRKQVGALVVPDWDSLKEELKESGVDVSRSREELCADPIVVKRVQQDAVDLTRELSDYERVKRVYLLAREFSIDKGEMTPTLKIKRNVIDEKYSEAIDDICGA; this is translated from the coding sequence ATGTTGGACACCGGTGTCCTCGTCTGCCAGAATGTATTCAAACAAACGATGATCGCTCAAAACCTTATTGGGTTCGAAAATATACCGCAGACCATACCTCATTACTGCTTTGAATCGTTCCTTCGTAACGACAAGTCGGACGCGCTTGCCTACAAGGTCGGCGATGCGTGGGAACGCCTCAGCGGAAGGGATATCGTCGAGCGCGTCAAACGCATCGCGATGGGGCTTGCGTCGCTAGGCGTAAAGGCCGGCGACCGTGTGGCAATAATATCGGAAAACCGGCCCGAATGGTCTTTCGTTGATCTGGCAATTCTTTCGCTGCGTGCGGTAAATGTGCCTATCTATACCACGCAGGCGGTCGAGCAGATTCGCTACATTCTCGAGAATTCCGGTGCAAAGATGCTCTTTGTATCCGGCCGAAAGATATATAAACACGCCGAGAATGCGATCCATAGTGTCGAACGGCTGGAAAAGGTCGTGTTTTTTGACGCTGATTCAAATGGTCCGGCAGGCCGGTCGCTTCTGCTTTCAGATCTTGAATCAAAGGGTGACGAATACGCAAAGATCGACTCTGACGCGGTGGAGAGATCGTTAGGAGAACTCGAGTCCGGCGATCTCGCCACAATTATTTATACGTCGGGGACAACGGGCGAACCGAAAGGCGTGATGCTAACTCACGGGAATTTCGTCACCAATGTAGTATCCATTTCGAAGAGCCTTCCCATCAGTTCAAAAGACCGCAGCCTAGCGGTCCTGCCTCTTTCACATATATTTGAGCGGGCAGTATTTTACGTTCTTTGTGCAAACGGCGTTTCAATACACTATTGCGCGGCATTCGACCAATTGGCGGGCTACCTGAACGAGGTGAAGCCGACCATCATGACAGCGGTGCCGCGGCTTTTTGAACAGGTCTATCACAAGATCGTGAAGAAAGGCCGTGCTGCGGGCGGATGGAAGACCGGGCTTTTCAACTGGGCGCTCGACGTCGGCCAGCAATACTGGACAGCTAAAGACACGGGACAGCCGGTGTCGCCGGTGCTTGCGGCAAAACAGGCGGTAGCGAACAGGCTTGTTTTCTCGAAATGGCGTGCTGGCGTCGGAGGCGATCTGCGTTTCTTTGTATCAGGCGGAGCTCCGCTTTCCAAAAAGCTCTCGTATGCCTTTTGGGCTGCAGGAATTCCGATCTTGCAGGGTTACGGAATGACCGAGGCCTGCATTGTATGTGCTAATCGTCCCGACGACAACAAGGTCGGCTCGATCGGCACGCCGTTCGAGGGCATCGAGTTGAAGATCGCCGAAAAGGACGGTGAGCTGTTGGTCCGCGGCCCGAACGTAATGCAGGGCTACTACAATAACCCTGAAGCTACAACTGCCGCGATCGATGCCGACGGCTACTATCACACAGGTGATGTCGGTTATGTCGACGAGGACGGACATTTTTATATCACCGATCGGCTCAAAGACCTTTTCAAACTTTCCAATGGAAAGTACGTCGCCCCGCAGCAAGTGGAGAGCTTGCTCAAGCAGAGTCCGCTCGTTTCGCAGGCGATCGTCGTAGGCTCGGGCCGAAAGCAGGTCGGAGCCTTGGTCGTACCGGATTGGGACTCTCTTAAAGAGGAACTAAAGGAAAGCGGCGTAGACGTCTCACGGTCCCGTGAGGAGTTGTGTGCCGATCCGATAGTTGTAAAACGGGTTCAGCAGGATGCCGTCGATCTGACCAGGGAATTGAGTGACTACGAGAGAGTGAAGCGAGTTTATTTATTGGCACGTGAATTTTCCATCGACAAAGGCGAGATGACGCCGACCCTAAAGATCAAACGGAACGTTATAGACGAAAAATACAGCGAAGCGATAGATGATATATGCGGAGCTTAG
- a CDS encoding YifB family Mg chelatase-like AAA ATPase — MLFSTRSAAVFGIDALIVDIEANLRPSASEQDQSPNFTIVGLPDTAVRESRERIRAAISNSGFFFPIQKITVNLAPADLRKEGASFDLPVALGILGANGDLTDGDNAGSMLSVGELSLDGRVRPIRGALSIALAARENGVRFLLVPEDNAPEASVVRGIAVYPIRDLRQAAELICDLSADRPTNVMPMLPDADLLTRQREGYVADFSEVRGQQTAKRALEVASAGGHNILFIGPPGSGKTMLAKRLPSILPPLEFEEALEITKIHSVAGLTGKAGLITERPFKAPHHTVSQAGLIGGGSVPKPGEVSLAHLGVLFLDELPEFDRSVLEVLRQPMEDKNVTISRAATSLTFPADFTLVASMNPCPCGYFGSTRECKCSMLQIQRYVGKISGPLMDRIDIHIDVPAVKFAELRDKGTEPGEPSAEIRKRVSSARQRQLERFRGTGIFSNSAMSPKQIREFCALDNDSEMLLERAMQRQGLSARAHDRILKVSRTIADLADSERIDASHISEAINYRSLDRNYWI, encoded by the coding sequence ATGCTGTTCTCGACACGATCTGCGGCGGTTTTCGGCATTGATGCGTTGATCGTCGATATAGAGGCAAACTTGCGGCCTTCGGCCAGCGAGCAGGATCAATCGCCTAATTTTACTATTGTCGGCCTGCCTGATACTGCGGTTCGCGAGTCCCGTGAACGCATTCGTGCTGCGATATCGAATAGCGGATTCTTTTTTCCCATACAAAAGATAACCGTCAATTTGGCGCCGGCAGATCTACGCAAAGAGGGAGCAAGCTTTGATCTGCCCGTCGCCCTTGGGATTCTGGGTGCGAACGGCGACCTTACCGACGGTGATAATGCCGGTTCAATGCTGAGTGTAGGAGAACTTTCCCTTGACGGCAGGGTTCGGCCGATACGCGGTGCGTTGTCGATAGCTTTGGCCGCACGGGAGAACGGCGTTCGTTTCCTGCTTGTCCCGGAAGATAATGCTCCCGAAGCTTCGGTCGTTCGAGGTATTGCTGTATATCCGATCCGAGATCTTCGTCAGGCGGCCGAACTGATCTGCGACCTTTCTGCTGATCGGCCTACGAATGTAATGCCAATGCTCCCGGACGCCGATCTCCTGACTCGACAACGCGAGGGTTATGTAGCGGACTTCAGCGAGGTCCGCGGACAGCAGACCGCAAAACGCGCGTTGGAAGTGGCAAGCGCCGGCGGGCACAATATTTTGTTCATCGGCCCGCCCGGCTCCGGCAAGACAATGCTTGCAAAACGTCTGCCGTCCATTCTTCCGCCGCTGGAGTTTGAGGAGGCTCTTGAGATCACGAAGATCCATTCCGTTGCAGGCCTGACAGGAAAGGCAGGACTGATAACTGAGCGGCCGTTCAAGGCTCCGCATCATACTGTGTCGCAAGCCGGCCTGATCGGGGGAGGTTCGGTGCCGAAGCCGGGAGAGGTCAGTCTTGCCCATCTCGGCGTCTTGTTCCTTGATGAACTTCCGGAATTTGACCGCTCGGTGCTCGAGGTTCTGCGGCAGCCGATGGAAGACAAAAATGTCACCATATCGCGTGCGGCAACATCATTGACATTTCCTGCCGATTTTACACTCGTCGCCTCAATGAACCCGTGTCCCTGCGGATATTTCGGATCGACGCGGGAATGCAAATGCAGCATGCTGCAGATACAGCGGTATGTCGGAAAGATCTCAGGACCGCTGATGGACCGAATCGACATTCACATCGATGTTCCCGCGGTCAAATTTGCAGAACTGCGCGACAAGGGAACTGAGCCGGGCGAGCCGAGTGCTGAGATACGGAAACGGGTTAGCTCGGCCAGGCAAAGACAGCTCGAACGATTCCGAGGCACCGGTATTTTTTCAAATTCGGCGATGTCGCCGAAACAGATACGCGAGTTCTGTGCCCTCGATAATGACAGCGAGATGCTGCTCGAACGAGCAATGCAGCGTCAGGGACTTTCGGCTCGGGCACATGACCGAATATTGAAAGTGTCCCGTACGATCGCCGACCTTGCAGATTCTGAACGTATCGATGCTTCACACATAAGCGAGGCGATAAACTACCGCTCGCTGGATCGAAACTATTGGATATAG
- a CDS encoding TlpA family protein disulfide reductase produces MTRRTSIRSFFVLTAFFSISLLIGCSGGDSGNGTAGTNGAKGDDSAFPPLPPTLANTQYQLLDGTPFKLSDKKGKVLLVNIWGTWCGPCRAEMPHLIALQNKYGPQGFEVIGLNIGDGSGSPEPVDLIKSFAEKMGLNYTLAISSNENTREFYRLTRQEVVPQTIIVDRNGKLRGVLVGSGQRVYDSMYETVGKVMAE; encoded by the coding sequence ATGACCAGACGAACCAGCATCAGATCATTTTTTGTCCTCACCGCATTTTTTTCCATCTCGCTGCTCATTGGCTGCTCGGGCGGTGACAGCGGCAACGGCACAGCGGGCACGAACGGAGCGAAAGGCGACGATTCGGCATTCCCGCCACTGCCGCCAACCCTTGCAAATACGCAGTATCAGTTGCTGGACGGCACTCCGTTCAAATTGTCGGATAAGAAGGGAAAGGTTCTTTTGGTAAATATCTGGGGCACTTGGTGCGGACCATGTAGAGCGGAAATGCCGCATTTGATCGCTTTGCAGAACAAATACGGGCCGCAGGGCTTTGAAGTGATCGGCCTTAATATCGGCGACGGCTCCGGATCGCCGGAGCCGGTCGACCTTATCAAGTCATTCGCAGAAAAAATGGGGCTGAACTACACCCTTGCGATCAGCTCAAACGAGAATACACGAGAGTTTTACCGTCTGACACGGCAAGAGGTCGTTCCACAGACGATCATCGTCGATCGAAACGGCAAGCTTCGCGGTGTTCTTGTCGGCAGCGGACAGCGTGTTTACGATTCGATGTATGAGACCGTGGGCAAAGTCATGGCAGAATGA
- a CDS encoding glycosyltransferase family 2 protein → MTENRPKDILISKRVGRNVFSSRPRISVIIPAYNVAEHISVTLESVIAQKFREYEIILINDGSPDSERFEREINSYLEEIVYIKQHNAGASEARNTGISHARGEIIAFLDGDDQWLPDFLASQYVFMGRHELDMVYCDAYLFGDSSPYIRTFMQTAPSSGEVTPASLLDLKCNVITSGTMVRREALAAAGLFDTADGLAHDYLLWLRIAKNGGKIGFQEKVLAKYRVHLNSLSGDSVNRMERSIFAFERAISTIDLTCDEKMIAERRIDDFRTDLKVESGKSLLLSGRNREAAEAFRQANRRRRSLKLTAVAIMARFAPGLLLKAFKSLRSNEITFVRNIERSA, encoded by the coding sequence ATGACGGAGAACAGGCCAAAGGACATTCTCATTAGCAAGCGCGTTGGCCGTAACGTGTTCAGCAGTCGGCCGCGTATCTCGGTCATCATTCCTGCGTACAATGTCGCAGAACACATTTCCGTAACATTGGAATCTGTCATCGCCCAAAAATTTCGCGAATACGAGATCATCCTCATTAACGACGGCTCGCCGGATAGTGAGAGGTTCGAACGTGAGATCAACAGCTATTTGGAAGAGATCGTCTATATAAAGCAGCACAACGCGGGTGCCAGTGAGGCTCGAAACACCGGCATATCGCATGCGCGCGGTGAGATCATTGCATTTCTTGACGGGGATGATCAATGGCTGCCGGACTTCCTTGCTTCTCAATACGTCTTTATGGGGAGACACGAACTCGACATGGTCTATTGTGATGCGTATCTTTTCGGTGACAGTTCGCCATACATCCGTACTTTTATGCAGACGGCTCCGTCATCCGGCGAAGTGACGCCGGCTTCTTTGCTGGATCTGAAATGCAACGTCATCACCTCCGGGACAATGGTCCGCCGCGAGGCCTTGGCGGCTGCCGGTTTGTTTGATACCGCAGACGGCCTTGCACACGATTATCTGCTGTGGCTGCGCATCGCAAAGAACGGAGGGAAAATAGGATTTCAAGAAAAGGTACTTGCCAAGTATCGCGTTCACCTGAACAGCCTTTCCGGCGATTCGGTCAATCGAATGGAACGGTCCATCTTTGCGTTCGAGCGTGCAATATCAACCATCGATCTCACGTGCGACGAAAAAATGATAGCCGAAAGACGAATTGATGATTTCAGAACCGACCTGAAGGTCGAGAGCGGAAAATCGCTCCTGTTGAGCGGCCGAAACCGTGAAGCGGCCGAGGCATTCAGGCAGGCAAATAGGCGGCGTCGATCGCTGAAACTTACTGCGGTCGCGATCATGGCACGGTTTGCTCCCGGGCTTCTGTTAAAGGCTTTTAAGTCTCTGCGCAGCAACGAAATAACTTTTGTCAGGAATATTGAAAGGTCAGCGTGA